AATCCATCACGGAGAAACTCTCTCGCTGTCGGCAGACTTTGGAGAAGATTCAGCCCGGCTGCACCAGTCCACGGAACAGGAAACGAAAGAAATAGCTGTCCATCTATTTCGTGGACACTACACTAGCGATCGGGGCCAACCCGAGGGCGTGTGGAGACACCCCTTAGGCACCAAGGGGTCAATTGTTTACTGTCGCTAGCAGCCTATCAAGCACGAATTCATCCTCTGGATGCACGAGACCACCTTCTGGGGCATGGAGGTCAACCACATCCTCAAGGGCAAGAAGATCCCACTCTGGACCAACCCACGGTGGGCACACGTTTAGGCGAAAAGGTCAGATTCCACGTCATCGGCCTGGGAACGGCCTTTCATACCTTCCTGCAGGGGCACCGCTGGCTGGAGCGCGGCACCACCAGCGTCGACACCGCCAATCTCGGCAACATCAGCCGCCAGGGCTTCGTCGTTGAGGCCGGTGAGAGCGTGGGGCCCGGTGAATGGCACTGCCAGTGAGTGGCACTACTGATCTGTAGGAGACTCCATAAGAGAGCGTCAGCAAGAACGGGTCGTGCTCGTCACACCCAGCCCTTCTTCCGGGCATGCAGCAATAGCTCGACGCGGTTCCTCACCTTGAGCTTTCCGTAGATACGGTGGAGATGCACCTTGACGGTCCCTTTGCCGATCGACAGGCTCTGGGCGATGGCCTGGTTGTTCAGGCCCTGCGCCGCGCGCTGCACGACCTCAATCTCGCGCCGCGTCAGCGCCTCGGCTCTGTTGCGCGTAGCGTCGCCTTGGCGGATCCTCCCCACGAGGTGGCCGATGGAACACGTCTCGAACCATTCGCCGCCCGCATGCACCTTGCGTATGCACTGCAGGAGGAGCCTGGGTGGCATCTCCTTGAGCACCACGCCGCGCGCACCGAGACGAATGGCCTCGACGATCTCCTGCTCGTCGATCCCCCCGCGAAGACCACCGCTCGCGTCGGCAGATTCTCCTCTTGCATCTCGCGCAAGACCGTCAGGCCCTCCGTTGCCGGAGGGCTGACGCCGAGCACCAGAACTGCTGGCCGGTGCCGGCGCACGGCCTCCAGTGTTTCTGCACTGTTGGCATGGCTAGCCCGACTTAGCCGATTCGCCCTCGTTTTTCTGGGTTGCCGAGGGGCCGGCGTTCGTAATCATTTGTTTTGTAAATGCAGCAGCGCAACGAATCGGCGAAAAATGATTGTAGTGAAGACCTTGGTTGTTTTCAAGAGAGGGATTTTGTGCATAATGGGTGGCCATCATGTTTCTGCGTGCCACCACCCGCAAGAAGGACGGCAAGGAGCACCGTTATTGGAGCATTGTCGAGAACAGGCGCCTGTGCGACGGGCGCGTGCTGCAACGCCATGTGCTGTATTTAGGGGAGATCAACGCCTCGCAGGAGTGGGCATGGCGTAAATCGATCGAAGTATTCGAGGATGGCGCAAAAGCACCTCGCACGCTCTCGCTATTCCCGGAGGATCGATGTGAAGGGCTCGTGCCGGACGAGACGGTGGTGCGGCTGCGGCTCAGTGACTTGCGGT
The sequence above is a segment of the Pseudomonadota bacterium genome. Coding sequences within it:
- a CDS encoding response regulator transcription factor, with product MPPRLLLQCIRKVHAGGEWFETCSIGHLVGRIRQGDATRNRAEALTRREIEVVQRAAQGLNNQAIAQSLSIGKGTVKVHLHRIYGKLKVRNRVELLLHARKKGWV